DNA sequence from the Rattus rattus isolate New Zealand chromosome 2, Rrattus_CSIRO_v1, whole genome shotgun sequence genome:
TGCCTGCTACGGTATCACTTTTCAGGGTGTTGTGGTCTATTTCCCGAGAAATCCAGTTTAATATGTGCGTTGTCCAAATGTTTCTGATTCATACTTTTTCCTTCACTGAATCATCTGTGCTCTTGGCCATGGCCCTTGACCGTTATGTGGCTATCTGCCACCCCCTGCGATATGCTACCATTCTCACGCCAAAACTTATAGCCAAGATTGGAATTGCGGCCTTGCTTCGGAGTGCTATTCCACTCATTCCTCTCCTGGTTCGTCtagcattcttttctttctgtcgcTCACACGTTCTTTCTCATTCTTACTGTTTGCACCAGGATATAATCCGCCTTGCCTGCAATGATATCAGGTTTAACGTTATATATGGAATGGTTGTGATTCTTATGCTGTGGGGTATGGATTCTTTGGGTATTTTAATAACTTATGTTTTCATCCTTCACTCAGTGTTAAGAATTGCATCCCGGGAGGGAAGGCTTAAGGCTCTTAACACATGTGCATCCCACATCTGTGCTGTGCTTATTCTATATGTGCCTATGATAGGGTTGTCTATTGTCCACCGTTTTGGCAAACATTCCTCTCCCTTTGTTCATGTCTTCATGGCTCATATCTACTTAATGGTGCCACCAGTGCTCAACCCAATCATCTATAGTGTGAAGACCAAGCAGATCCGACAAGGAATCCTCCATTTGATTTGTCCCCACAAAATCACTTCTGCAATGTAAACATGTCATCAAGGCAGCAAGTTACTGATGATGTGATGCCATGGTAAATTTTTGTATGCTATGTTCAGGCAAAACATATACAAAGCAAAATTAGAGGCAACTCAGTTACAGACAGGCTCTTAGCACTCACCATTGATCATTAAGTCGAGATAAAGAGATCtcacacatacttttaaaatcataGTCAGTTATTAATGTATTAGGGAGAAATTTGATATGAATCACTGACTTTTCTGTTCTTGTCTGTATTAaccttaagatttttttattcaactttttttcatttttattaaattgggtatttcttatttacatttcaaatgttattctcttactggtttccaggccaacatcacccaatccctccccatactcctctatatggatgttcccctccccatcctccacccattaccaccctcctcccaacaatcccattcactgggggtccagccttggcagggccaagggcttccccttccactggcacccctactaggctattcattgctacctataaccTTAAGATTCTTACAAAGAATCTATCCCTGATATTTTCCTTGAACCAGCGAAAACCagattctttttgctttttgacaTTTGATGTTTGGCATAGAACTTTGCATGACCTTTTACATTTCCTTATTAGTATCATTACTATTATTGTGCTTGAAATCTGTTTATTCTATCACAATCTATAGATGGTAACAACTTGATGCTAAGTGCTAAGAATTGCACTTATACTATAAGTCAAAGCATAAGTTGCTAGCTGGCACGCTGCCTATGTGTCATCTCCTTCTATCTTTGTAATAATCCAGTTCATACATGTTCATAAATTGTGAAATAATAACTGGAAATGTCCAGTTTTGCTAGTACACACATCTAATATTTGCTTTGAATGAAAAAAACAAGGGGGAACCTGATATAAAGATGCTTCTGACCTCATCTGTTGCTAACTGgtaatgtatgcacatatatcttATTCTAGCTACTGTCCTAGATTTTAACTTGCCTTGGGTGTGAAGGCATCCTTAAATAATTATTGGATGgataaacaatgaagaaataaacaagtcactgatttttttaaaaaatgggtaatTTGGGTGTTATCTTTTTAATACAAATCTTGTAATAAAATCACACTTTATAAAATGCAAAGATCGTAGAAAATTGAATTTAGGATTTCAAATTTCAGGTAGTTGATTCACTCCTGAAGAACTCAAGACTTCTATGCTGATCCTTAATGGACTTTTCCCCACCTATGTCTCATTCCTCCAAGTTTGATCCTTTTCTTGAGCCTACTTGTTATTTCTCTATTTAGGCACATTAAATTGGACCAAAgaaacattgatttaaaaaaaatccaagaactaCTAATCTTATATGGAATAACAtctgttttctaaaataattataGTAACATTTCCTTTAAAGACACCATTTTGAGAAAATAACATTATTTAGCAATTGGAGATTGTAGAAATATAGAGGAACTTTAATTCAATAACATGGTTGCCCTGGCAGGGGATGGCATATACAGCTGGAATACAGGCAGGCCacctacctttaatccctctggttgCAATAAGACATGACTTTAGTACACTCCCTTCATCCCTCTCcctggaatacagacacaacTTTAGTatacatttaatcccaaacaatgatttctaattgagaggcagacaaagagatgaatcagagaaaggtgtGATAGAATAACTCCacaagaacaggaaagaaaggctgcttagaaagcagtaagggagagaGAATTCAATTCCATTCAGTTCAGTTCAATTCAATTCAGTTAtgttcagttcagttttgtgtAGTTCAACTGAGTGTAGTTGTGGACAGTTCAGTTTAGACCAGAGCAGTTGTTTTCAGAGCAGTTCTGTTCCTGGAATGTACAGTCAGTCTTTCCAAGCATAACAATTCAAGCAGAAGTCAAGGGAGGCCATTTGGAATcaggcaacttggagaggaatttgagcaAGAACAGTTGAGTTGAAACATACAGCCATAGTTCAAAAGTGTTTGAACGAGTGAATTTACTCAACAGTAATTTTCAAAGGCTGAAATATTCAAGGCCAAGGTTAGCTGATGAAGGCTGGAAGCCGAAGTCTTCTAGGTACAGGCTtgtagattagattgtatggaggctagaagcttccatgCTCAGGCGTAGGGATAGTTAGATCAAaaagctctgggctcagtcaAATCTATTGATTCACACAGCTTGGACATTGTTCTTAGCACAACTTTTCACCTGAGGAAATACAAGAAACATTAACATTTACACATAAGGTAGATTTagtttaatataaaatactttaaaaaccacACTTAAATGCAAACTCTgcatttaaagcattttctttattcttgataaTTTCattcacatacaataaaatactgTATCTATACCAC
Encoded proteins:
- the LOC116894094 gene encoding olfactory receptor 51L1-like yields the protein MAPSNFSGIVSSTFYLTGIPGYEEFHHWISIPFCLIYIVGVTGNCSILHIVRTDPRLHEPMYYFLAMLSLTDMAMSLPATVSLFRVLWSISREIQFNMCVVQMFLIHTFSFTESSVLLAMALDRYVAICHPLRYATILTPKLIAKIGIAALLRSAIPLIPLLVRLAFFSFCRSHVLSHSYCLHQDIIRLACNDIRFNVIYGMVVILMLWGMDSLGILITYVFILHSVLRIASREGRLKALNTCASHICAVLILYVPMIGLSIVHRFGKHSSPFVHVFMAHIYLMVPPVLNPIIYSVKTKQIRQGILHLICPHKITSAM